Genomic segment of Acinetobacter larvae:
ATTTTGCTCAGGAATAAGAGCTTTCTCTAGAGATTCGTTAAATATTTTGCAAAAATCATCCACTTTACAGAATAATTCAGTAATATGATCCATAGAAAAGCCTTGTGTTTTAACTTTTGTCTTAAGAACCAATAAGTTACAAACATTAAGGCTTTTTTTCTACTTTTTTATGTCGAACTCAGGTTATGTTTAACAATTGAACTTTTACTGACATTTTTGCTGATATTTTTAAAATAGCCTAAGCAAATTTAGAACTAAGTTGAGACCAACACACCAATATCCCATATCATACAAAAACTCAATTTAGTAATTTTTTAATATAATGTTCAACAACATAATTAGATCCAATCGGGCTTAAATGACCATAATCGACTTGTAATAACTCACCATGACCATCCTGAAAACGACAGGCGAATTGCTGCTGGTCTTGATAGCACATTTGACTGATTAAGGAGATATATTGCACCTGTGGTTCAGCGAGTGCATCAACAATTTGTTTGGCTTGCGCATCATCTTTTATAATGCTTTGCATCAGTCCAGTATTGCTTAACTCGACCTGAGTTAAAGTTTTTGTTAAGTCTTTGGCAACGATTTCAGGCAAAGACGGTTGCCATTGTGGTACAGCCCCAATAATACTAATCCGTTGTACACCTAAATTTTTTAGTTGTTTAATCAAAGCCGACCAATCATTTTGGTGATGTAAATTTTGCTGAGCAATCACCACACGATACGGTTTAAGCGTTTGAATACTTTCTATGGCTTGCTTATTGGCATAATCACAGGCTTGTTTAAATTCTCCTCGCATTGCGGAAGGTGTCAAACTGGCTTTACAGCCTGAGGACGTGACTTGATAAAAGGCTTGTTGTGGAAAAGCCTGTCTTAGCCCTAAAGATAGTGCTTGTGCATGTGAGTCACCCCATAAAAATATACTGTGAGTAGTTGAGTGTGCTTGAATACAACTCGGGTCAATTTTATTTTGACCATTTTTATTTAGATTAAAGTAGGCATCACATTTTAACCAATAGGCATCATCAAGGTTTTGGTGTAAGTTTTTATACTTTTCGATAAACTGCGCTTTGGCACTCTTTGTTGCTGGACGTAATACAGTGTTGGCGCCATGACTATAATAAATAACAATACTGAGCAATATAATACTGCCACAGCTGGCTATTATGATTAAGTTTATTTTTAAATCATTTAAACGCTTTAGAGCGTTGCCTAAATTATTTTCAATATAATGTGCAGATAAATAGCCTAAAAGAATAGAACTTAGCAAACCAGCAAAGATATAATAGCCATTATGTTGTAATTGTTGTTGGTTTAATATCGCGACAATCGGCCAGTGCCATAAATAGATTGAATAGGAGCTAGCCCCCAAAAATTGGCAAAAAAAGTTATTGGTCCAATATGAGTTTTGTCTTTGAGCATATAAAATACAGGCTGCTGCGAATGTCGGAATCAGGCTATAACAACTTGCCCATGGTGTGGTTTGATCAAAACTGCATAAGGCAATGACAATCAGTATGATCCCTAAAGATTCTAAAGCGATTTGTTGTGTTGTATGCAAACGATATTTTGGCAGAAAATAAACAATCCCACCTAGAATCATTTCCCAAGCTCGGCTTGGCAGTAAATAATATGCAGCATCAGGTTGAGCATAAGCTAAATATTGTGCTGTACATAATGATAGCGCAAAAACTAAAACATATAGCCAAAGTAATTTTTGTTGAAAATAGCGATAAGCTAGCAGCGTGAATATGGGTAATAATAGATAAAACTGCCATTCTACGGATAGTGACCAGCTATGTAATAATAATTTTTGATGTGAAGAACTGTCAAAATAACCAGCATTGAGCCAATAAAAGATATTAGAACTAAAGCTAAGACTGCTTATAATATCTTTAGCGAGCGTTTGATACTCGCTGGCAATGAGAAAAAACCAACCGTAGAATAATAACGCTATACATAGTACCACCAAAGCTGGAATGATGCGTATTCCGCGATTGCTATAAAAGCGTAGCAATGAAAAACGTTGTGCTTCGAGACCCTGCATAATAATTTTTGTCATTAAATAACCAGAAATGACAAAGAAAATATCAACACCAATAAAGCCAGCGCCGAAACCACCAATACCGAAGTGAAATAAGACAACAAATAAAACAGCATATGCTCTTAAGCCGTTTATATCATACCGAAAGTGCATATGC
This window contains:
- a CDS encoding acyltransferase family protein, which produces MHFRYDINGLRAYAVLFVVLFHFGIGGFGAGFIGVDIFFVISGYLMTKIIMQGLEAQRFSLLRFYSNRGIRIIPALVVLCIALLFYGWFFLIASEYQTLAKDIISSLSFSSNIFYWLNAGYFDSSSHQKLLLHSWSLSVEWQFYLLLPIFTLLAYRYFQQKLLWLYVLVFALSLCTAQYLAYAQPDAAYYLLPSRAWEMILGGIVYFLPKYRLHTTQQIALESLGIILIVIALCSFDQTTPWASCYSLIPTFAAACILYAQRQNSYWTNNFFCQFLGASSYSIYLWHWPIVAILNQQQLQHNGYYIFAGLLSSILLGYLSAHYIENNLGNALKRLNDLKINLIIIASCGSIILLSIVIYYSHGANTVLRPATKSAKAQFIEKYKNLHQNLDDAYWLKCDAYFNLNKNGQNKIDPSCIQAHSTTHSIFLWGDSHAQALSLGLRQAFPQQAFYQVTSSGCKASLTPSAMRGEFKQACDYANKQAIESIQTLKPYRVVIAQQNLHHQNDWSALIKQLKNLGVQRISIIGAVPQWQPSLPEIVAKDLTKTLTQVELSNTGLMQSIIKDDAQAKQIVDALAEPQVQYISLISQMCYQDQQQFACRFQDGHGELLQVDYGHLSPIGSNYVVEHYIKKLLN